DNA from Thermococcus argininiproducens:
TATAGAGGTACACACAGTTGAGAAAACACAAGATGAAATTGCAGATGAGCTTGGAATAACGAGACAAGCTCTGAGCAATCATCTTAAGACTCTCAAAGAGCTTGGATATATAAGAACTGGAAGAGGGTTTATCGATCTTACAGATAGAGCATTAGAATTCCTTGGGGAGAAGAAAGGGGATGTGTTTATTTTTGTTAGAATTGAACCCACAAAAAGAAAACAAGTTTATGAGTCCATTAGAAAGCTTAAAATTAAACGGATTCACAGAGTTACTGGTGACATAGATCTTATTGTGGAAGCAGACAAGACAAGACTTGATGAGATTTTAGAAGAAGTAGCTTCTCTTGACGGTGTTAGGGAAACTATAACCCACGTTGTTCTTGAGACCTTTTGATCTTTTCTTCTATTAATTTTCTGAGTTCCTCGAGATTTGTACCAAATTTTGCTGAAATTGGTATAAAAGTATCTTTATGATCATCCCAACTACCGGAAAGTCCAAATTTCTCTATAAGCTTGTTTATTGTAGCACGAATATTTTTCATTTTGTCCATCTTATTAACAGCTACAATGGTTGGAATCTCTAGCTCTTGAAGAAACTGGAAGAATTCGACATCTATTGGGATTTCTCCTCGTTTTTCCCAGCGTTCGATAATTTCGAGGGCACTTTTACCATCTATGACAAGAACAGCTAGGTCAATTTTATCAGCATTGTTTTCAATAAATCTCACTATTTCAGTTTTTATTTTCTCTTGAACATGTTTTGGTACTCCGCTCATAAATCCAAATCCAGGCATATCTACTATTGTCTTGCCCCTCCAACCGAGTTCGATAGGTTTTCTGGTAACTCCCGGTCTCTTTCCTCGCTTGACGTATTTGCCTGTGAGCCTAAATATGAGGGTACTTTTTCCAACATTTGAACGACCTACAAAGACTATCATGATCTTCACCTTTTTAACTTCGAGAAAGGCTTAAGTATAGTAACTTCAAAAATCTTTCTTAGGTGAATGCCATGGCCGAAAGTCAACAGGCAAATCAACTTGTTAATAAGTTCGTGGTGTCGTTAACCGAGGGACAAATACTGGGTTATGTAACGGACATTAATGTTGAAGTGGATCATGACCAGTTCTATTTTATATTTAAAATTAAGACTCTAGAAAACCTTGCTAAAACTGGTGAAGTTCAAACAGGAATGTTTTCAAGCGAAAGAAAAATAAGAATCCGCCCTTCAGATATAGTGAATGTTGGACCTGATGTAATAATCCTTGGAAATGGGCAAGTTCCCCCCATAAGGGAGATTGAGCAACTTCACAATATTGCTTCGGAATATAATGCACTCGTAAAAGAACTTGAGCATAAAGAAAGAGTTATTGCAGAATTGAAAGAGGAAAACTCTAAGTTAATAAAACAAATGGATGAACTTACAAGAGAATTAAAGAGGCTTCAAGTGATTAAGGAAGATTTTGAACATTTAAAGGAGCAACTTATAAAACAAGAGGGGCAACTTGAAATGGCCAAGGAATACATAAGACTTCTCGAGGGATTAAGGCATGATATTGATCAGATAAAGGCTGATGTTGAAACCCTTCTCAAAGGGTATATTGAAGATGCCATTAGAAGGATAGTGAATGAGGAATTAAATGCAAGAGGGTTGAAGAAAACACTCCTTTAACTGAAGATTTGGCTTCCAAAGACGTTAAGGAGTATTTCAATGGCAATGAAAATCAATACTATTGCTATGGCCCCCTTGGGGCTTATTTTTATTGCTCTTGTATCTTCATCGAAAAACCTCATTAAGCCTGCACCGGTTGGTGGAAGAGTCGTTTTTTCCTTCGCCATTTTTCTCACCTCTTTGTTGAAGAGGTAAGTAAAGGTATATAAAAAAGTTTTGATATTAAACTGAATTATTCGAGAGTTTCCAGTATTGTGATATTGTATGGGTTTATAAAGATTTGATGATAGATTTAATGCTCTAAGTAAAATTAAATGTTACTTAACTTTTGATTTGATTATGGAAATCTTTAAATATAACAAGAACACTAGCCATAATTGAAAAAATTCAGCTAGGAAGAGGAGTAACTAATTGATTAGAGCACCATGAACGCCTTGGACAATTCTTCCTCTCCCTTGTGTGCTCCTCTAACGCCATGAGAGATCTCAGGGAGTTATTTTGGAGGTGTAGAAATTGCCGATGTATATCATAACCCATAAGTGGAACCCTGAAGAAGGCATAGCTGCAACAAAGGAAGCCGCTAGATTCTTTGAATCTTTTTTGGTTGAAGGTGTAGACCTTCCCAAAGGGGTAGAGTTCTTAGCCAGCTATAACTTTGCATATGGTTCGTATACTATCTGGAATGCACCAAATAAGGAGATACTCGAAAGTATTATGGAAGACTTTCCAGTTTTTAAAAAGAGAGCAGAGACTGTTGAAGTTACACAAAGTTATCCACCTACCACAGAGTATGTTGTGAGGATATGGAAGATGGTTATTAGCCTTGCCGATAAGTGAGTTGAGTTTTTATTTTCTTTTTAATTTTCTCGCTATTGTGGTTTTTTTGTCGTTGAAGAAAGTTTTATATATTACTAGTATATTACTGTTAATAACTATAGAATTGTGGTGATTCACATGTGTAATGATGGCTCATGCAAACCCCCAGAAGACGTGCCCCCAAACTGGCTTCAGCTTCGTAATTTTGTTAGGGCTTTACGCTTTCCAACTAGATGGCTGATAATTAGATATATTGGCAATGAGAGTAGAAGTACAAGGGAAATTTATGAATATCTAATTAAAAAAGGAGAACAATTAACAAGATCTGGATTATATTATCATCTTTCTGAACTTAAAAATGCAGGTATCATAGAAGTTGCTGGATATATAGAAGAGGGTGGCGGAGCGCCAGAAAAGGTATGGAGATTAAAGACGAAAAAAATAGTAATAAATCTGTTGGAAACGGAGGGGGAAGGTGATTAAATGAATATCACTGCACTCATTATTAATACTATGGCTATCTTTGGCCTTTTGATAGCATTTGCTAAGGACAAGGATAAAGCTATACAATCTCTCAAAATAGCCGGGAAGTCTTTCATTAGAGTGCTTCCGATGGTCTTTATAATTATAATTGTCATTGGTTTACTTCTCGGATTTGTGCCACCTGAACAAATATCGGGATTTATAGGTGAGCAATCAGGAATTAAAGGAATATTGCTTGTTGGTGTACTTGGAGCATTAATGCACATCCCTGCTTTATTGTCATTCCCTTTGGCAGCCTCTCTTCTTGAGAATGGTGCATCAGTTAGTGCAGTGGTTGCATTTATAACTACATTAACCATGATTGGAACAGTGACACTCCCCTTAGAGATAAAAGAACTAGGAAAGAGGATAGCGTTTCTCCGGAATGGATTGAGTTTTATCATCGCAATTATTATTGCCTTGATTATGGGGGCAATCTTATGAAAAAGGAAAGGGAAATGATTCGAGATTGGATTCTGTTAGGATTAATTTCAATACTCCTTGTAGGCCTTCTATCAATTTTTCCAGATAAAAAGGAAGTGGTACTCAGTACATCATGGGAGTTTTTTATTGAGATGGTGTGGATACTTCCTGCAGTGATGGTAATATTAGGTCTTTTTGCAGTATGGGTCCCAAAGGATATTGTTGTGAAGTATCTTGGAAGCACATCTGGTATGAAGGGTATCCTCTTCGCGATAGTCCTTGGTACATTACCGACTGGGCCCCTTTATATTGCCTTTCCAATAGCCGCTACCCTACTTAAGAAAGGTGCTAAAATATCAAATATCATCGTTTTTCTTTCGTCATGGGCGTGTATAAAACTCCCACAAGAGATGGTAGAACTTCAATTTCTTGGACTAAAATTTATGGCAATAAGGCTCATTTTGACAATTATCTTTGTAGTCATTATGGGAGTGTTTATAGAAAAATTAATCGAATGGAGTAATAAAAAATAACTGCCATTTTTCCTTCGTGAGTACCAAGTCTTTTAAAAGTAAAAGATAATCCATGGCCTACCCTACCGTAAAACGACAAGGTTTTCGAGGAGAACATATAGGAGATGAAGAAGATATAAGTGTTTGATCCCAAGACGATATTATCTGCCATACGGGGGAGATTTAAAACAACGTCACTTAACAGTGCGCATGCGGTTTGTTTCAGCATTTTTCTCTTGAAAGCCTCGCCGTTCACGGCAGGGATGTGGTAATTGGAATCTAGCCTGTTGTGAGTCGAAACCCTTTTAAATTCAACAACGTAGTAAGGCCTCGAGGGGGCCACTCAAAAACAACTCCTCTCAAAGGGGTTTCATTGTGTCCCTCCGCCCTCGGAGGGAAGACGCCGTTAGGCGTCCTTTCAAGAACCGCCTTCAAGTGGTTGAAAACTCTTGGAGTGGCCTTTGAAGCAATAACCCCGAACCGCTTTGCGGTAGGGGTAACTGGCCGAAGACCCGGCCCTCGGGCTGAACCGAAAGCGGTAACGCGAGTAAGTGATGAGCCCGCAAACCTCCCCGCTGTAACGGGGAGGAGGTCAGTTAGCCCATGGTGGACAAGGGGTTTACCCAATGAATCCCGCTAATGAACGTGGAGGTGGGAGGAAATGGCCACATTCAAGCTTGTAATATCTGACACAAAAAGTGGAGTCGCAAAACAAGTTGAGATTACCGGAGCGGAAGCAGAGAAGCTTATAGGATTAAGAATAGGAGACGAAATTGAACCAAAAGAGCTTGGGCTTAATTTGAGTGAAATCTTTGGGAATGAAATTCCTGCTGAGGTTAAGCTCAAAATAACTGGTGGGACAGATAAAGATGGATTTCCAATGAGACCAGATGTTCACGGCCCAAGGAGGGTTAGAATACTCCTCTCCAGAGGTCCTGGATTCAGACCTCAAGAAAGAGGGGAAAGAAGGAAGAAGACTGTTAGGGGCAATACAATAAGCCACGAAATTGCCCAAATAAACGTTAAAATAGTGTATCCATGAGGTTTTCTCCCTTTTATTTAATTTCTGTTCCATCGATTAATTTTAAAAGCTCTTGTGGCAAGGTTAATAAGGGAGAATGAATCCTTACTTTTGGAGGCGAGGGAAATGGCGAAGAAAAAGTTTAAGCAAGCCGAGGTTAATATTGGTATGGTAGGTCACGTTGATCATGGTAAGACTACATTGACGAGGGCCCTAACTGGCATTTGGACAGATACTCATAGTGAGGAACTTAGGAGGGGTATTACAATTAAAATAGGGTTTGCTGACGCTGAAATAAGAAAATGCCCAAGCTGTGGCAAATATTCAACTTCTCCAAAGTGTCCGTATTGTGGTGCTGAAACTGAATTTGAAAGAAGGGTTTCGTTTATTGATTCTCCAGGTCACGAGGCTTTGATGACTACTATGCTTGCAGGTGCTTCTTTAATGGATGGGGCCATTTTAGTTATTGCTGCAAATGAACCATGTCCACGACCACAGACAAGAGAACATTTGATGGCTCTCCAAATAGTAGGTAACAAAAATATAATAATTGCCCAAAACAAAATAGAGCTTGTTAAAAAAGAGCAGGCTATAGAAAACTATGAGCAAATTAAAGAGTTTGTTAAG
Protein-coding regions in this window:
- a CDS encoding permease, whose translation is MKKEREMIRDWILLGLISILLVGLLSIFPDKKEVVLSTSWEFFIEMVWILPAVMVILGLFAVWVPKDIVVKYLGSTSGMKGILFAIVLGTLPTGPLYIAFPIAATLLKKGAKISNIIVFLSSWACIKLPQEMVELQFLGLKFMAIRLILTIIFVVIMGVFIEKLIEWSNKK
- a CDS encoding helix-turn-helix domain-containing protein, which codes for MNNETALTSRQIELLKKLYKEGKTIEVHTVEKTQDEIADELGITRQALSNHLKTLKELGYIRTGRGFIDLTDRALEFLGEKKGDVFIFVRIEPTKRKQVYESIRKLKIKRIHRVTGDIDLIVEADKTRLDEILEEVASLDGVRETITHVVLETF
- a CDS encoding 30S ribosomal protein S6e, which gives rise to MATFKLVISDTKSGVAKQVEITGAEAEKLIGLRIGDEIEPKELGLNLSEIFGNEIPAEVKLKITGGTDKDGFPMRPDVHGPRRVRILLSRGPGFRPQERGERRKKTVRGNTISHEIAQINVKIVYP
- a CDS encoding winged helix-turn-helix domain-containing protein, whose translation is MCNDGSCKPPEDVPPNWLQLRNFVRALRFPTRWLIIRYIGNESRSTREIYEYLIKKGEQLTRSGLYYHLSELKNAGIIEVAGYIEEGGGAPEKVWRLKTKKIVINLLETEGEGD
- a CDS encoding preprotein translocase subunit Sec61beta, with product MAKEKTTLPPTGAGLMRFFDEDTRAIKISPKGAIAIVLIFIAIEILLNVFGSQIFS
- a CDS encoding permease; amino-acid sequence: MNITALIINTMAIFGLLIAFAKDKDKAIQSLKIAGKSFIRVLPMVFIIIIVIGLLLGFVPPEQISGFIGEQSGIKGILLVGVLGALMHIPALLSFPLAASLLENGASVSAVVAFITTLTMIGTVTLPLEIKELGKRIAFLRNGLSFIIAIIIALIMGAIL
- the engB gene encoding GTP-binding protein EngB, whose product is MIVFVGRSNVGKSTLIFRLTGKYVKRGKRPGVTRKPIELGWRGKTIVDMPGFGFMSGVPKHVQEKIKTEIVRFIENNADKIDLAVLVIDGKSALEIIERWEKRGEIPIDVEFFQFLQELEIPTIVAVNKMDKMKNIRATINKLIEKFGLSGSWDDHKDTFIPISAKFGTNLEELRKLIEEKIKRSQEQRGL